One genomic segment of Gottschalkia acidurici 9a includes these proteins:
- a CDS encoding nucleotide sugar dehydrogenase: MNNMYEEIIIGEKKIAVVGLGYVGMPLAVSFSKKVKTIGFDINKDKVKKYLNGKDPTNEVGDDEIKSCKVDFTWDENKLKEVNFIVIAVPTPINHDKTPDLTPLIEASKLVGRNLTKGSIVVYESTVFPGVTEDICIPTIEAESGLECGRDFKVGYSPERINPGDKVNRLENIVKIVSGIDDESMETIAQVYEMIIEAGVHRAKSIKVAEAAKLVENTQRDINIAFMNELAIVFEKMDINTSEVIDAMNTKWNALGFTPGLVGGHCIGVDPYYFIYQAEKLGYHSQIILSGRKINDDMGNFIADISIKNMIKAKIAVNEANIYILGITFKENCSDIRNSKVLDIINRFKEYDVDVKVVDPVADAEEIKQFYNIDLVNLDKVKDADCIIFAVSHDEFKELSIKEIKNMYRNDLNAKKTLIDVKSIFKKQDMNEDFIYWSL, encoded by the coding sequence ATGAACAATATGTATGAGGAAATAATAATCGGAGAGAAGAAAATTGCAGTTGTAGGTCTTGGTTATGTTGGAATGCCACTAGCTGTGTCATTTAGTAAGAAAGTAAAAACTATAGGATTTGATATTAATAAAGATAAAGTTAAGAAGTATCTAAATGGTAAAGATCCAACCAATGAAGTTGGAGATGATGAAATAAAATCATGTAAAGTTGATTTCACTTGGGATGAAAATAAATTAAAAGAAGTGAATTTCATTGTAATAGCAGTTCCTACACCAATTAATCATGATAAAACTCCAGACTTAACACCTTTAATAGAGGCTTCTAAATTAGTTGGTCGCAATCTAACTAAAGGATCAATAGTAGTGTATGAATCGACTGTTTTCCCAGGTGTCACAGAGGATATTTGTATACCTACTATTGAAGCTGAGTCGGGTTTAGAGTGTGGTAGAGACTTTAAAGTTGGATATTCACCTGAGCGAATTAATCCAGGGGATAAAGTAAATAGATTAGAGAATATTGTTAAAATAGTATCTGGAATAGATGATGAGTCTATGGAAACTATTGCACAAGTATATGAAATGATTATTGAAGCAGGAGTACACAGGGCTAAAAGTATTAAGGTCGCAGAAGCAGCCAAATTAGTTGAAAATACTCAAAGAGATATAAATATTGCATTTATGAATGAATTAGCCATTGTTTTCGAGAAAATGGATATCAATACTAGCGAAGTAATTGATGCGATGAATACAAAGTGGAATGCGCTGGGATTCACGCCAGGACTTGTTGGAGGTCATTGTATTGGGGTTGATCCTTATTATTTTATTTATCAGGCGGAGAAACTAGGTTATCATTCACAAATTATCCTATCTGGTAGAAAAATTAATGACGATATGGGCAATTTTATTGCTGATATTTCTATTAAAAATATGATTAAGGCTAAAATTGCTGTAAATGAAGCAAATATTTATATTTTGGGTATTACATTTAAGGAGAACTGTTCTGATATTAGAAATTCTAAGGTATTAGATATTATAAATAGATTTAAAGAATATGATGTGGATGTTAAGGTCGTAGACCCAGTAGCTGATGCTGAAGAAATTAAACAGTTCTATAATATAGATTTAGTAAATTTAGATAAGGTAAAAGATGCGGATTGTATAATATTTGCAGTTAGCCATGATGAATTTAAGGAACTATCTATAAAAGAAATTAAGAATATGTATCGAAATGATTTAAATGCGAAGAAAACATTAATTGATGTAAAGAGCATATTCAAAAAGCAAGATATGAACGAAGATTTCATATATTGGTCTTTATAA
- a CDS encoding GGDEF domain-containing response regulator, which translates to MKRTTNFSLEDKEYNHKTSDEKKLKANKKVTIAIIYDNLEVLRLLKNILCEYKIILYSNVDELLVDLEMELIDLVVIKCKFYENECPSIKEHILKQNLELPIIYISENEVNWNCLREGVDDVLKKPFDSRELIYRVKGIIERKKIEFTDELTGAYNRNFLKKRFEEEKKIHKKSRKVLSVVFLDLDNFKKINDNYGHSFGDKILKDFVETINISLGNYGEVFRYGGDEFILLLPDTTDKKALKIVEDIRASIKNKDYLIDEERYNLKISFCAGIATMDSYDLSITELLKKADDELYILKGAAKRI; encoded by the coding sequence GTGAAAAGGACAACAAATTTTTCTTTAGAAGATAAGGAATATAATCATAAAACTTCAGATGAAAAAAAGTTAAAAGCTAACAAAAAAGTTACTATAGCGATAATATACGATAATTTAGAAGTATTAAGATTATTGAAAAACATATTATGTGAATATAAAATAATACTATACTCAAACGTAGATGAATTATTAGTAGACTTGGAAATGGAACTAATAGACCTAGTAGTGATAAAATGCAAATTCTATGAAAATGAATGTCCAAGTATTAAAGAACATATATTAAAACAAAATTTAGAGTTACCTATTATATATATATCAGAAAATGAAGTTAATTGGAATTGCTTAAGAGAAGGTGTAGATGATGTCTTGAAAAAGCCTTTTGATAGTAGAGAACTTATATATCGTGTAAAAGGAATAATTGAAAGAAAAAAGATTGAATTTACAGATGAATTAACTGGAGCATATAATAGAAATTTTCTTAAGAAGAGATTCGAAGAAGAAAAAAAGATTCATAAGAAAAGTAGAAAAGTATTATCAGTTGTATTCTTAGATTTAGATAATTTTAAAAAAATTAATGATAATTACGGTCACAGTTTTGGAGATAAAATATTGAAAGATTTTGTAGAAACTATAAATATCAGCCTCGGAAACTATGGAGAAGTTTTCAGATACGGAGGAGATGAATTTATACTACTTCTACCTGACACAACAGATAAAAAAGCATTAAAAATAGTAGAAGATATAAGAGCATCTATTAAAAATAAAGACTATCTTATTGATGAAGAAAGATATAACTTGAAAATTTCTTTTTGTGCAGGGATAGCAACAATGGATAGTTATGATTTATCAATAACTGAGCTATTAAAAAAAGCAGACGATGAACTTTATATCCTAAAGGGTGCAGCAAAGAGAATATGA
- a CDS encoding glycosyltransferase family 2 protein, which produces MFFYKRNSRRNNDEKYKDILLKTKDDRRLLSHVPDNTKRRSNIDRRGKDIGDFEKNISSFIKNKQSGTRYKVNYDIDVICNMKGKETKFSCSSIDISMTGILIQLRKREHLNSIKDAETVFLKFKIKPGTMPEGSEMKVNISANIARIEELLDEEILCGMVFDEELSTYISRKRGKYMIMTSSSLLFFITVFIILMRAESIVYFKFNKWLYLYSIIAAVFLLSRYFVGIFYRQVPIDPDFTPGVTILIPCFNEEEWIQRTILSCINQDYPIDKLEVIVIDDFSTDKSVEKIKEVMNILYNEAEQFDVKNRLKYILMEKNGGKREALSLGALKAKHDLVVFVDSDSFLDPYAIRNLVQPFKDPKMGGVSGRTDVANTYTNILTKMQSVRYYIAFRIIKAAESYFDAVTCLSGPLACYKKSIILENREAWLNQKFLGHRATFGDDRAMTNFVLKKHRTAYQDSAICSTIVPNKQSVFLKQQMRWKRSWLRESLIASKYMWKKEPFAALTFYMGVLVPIAAPIIVIYNLVYVPIMYRIFPKTFIIGLLLMSMLMSMTQLFLRKSTTWIFGMVFCFYYEAVLLWQMPIAWVTFWKSTWGTRMTPSDVKAQEKIDKRRKRHLKKSTGEGDI; this is translated from the coding sequence GTGTTTTTCTATAAAAGAAATAGCCGTAGAAATAATGATGAAAAGTACAAAGATATTCTCTTGAAAACAAAAGATGATAGAAGACTGTTATCACATGTCCCTGATAATACAAAGAGACGAAGTAATATAGATAGACGTGGAAAGGATATTGGCGACTTTGAAAAGAATATTAGTAGCTTTATTAAAAATAAACAAAGCGGAACTAGATATAAAGTAAACTATGATATTGATGTAATATGCAATATGAAGGGCAAAGAAACTAAATTTTCTTGTAGTAGTATAGATATATCTATGACAGGTATTTTAATACAATTAAGAAAAAGAGAGCATCTTAATAGCATAAAGGATGCAGAAACTGTTTTCTTAAAGTTTAAGATAAAGCCAGGAACAATGCCTGAAGGTTCTGAAATGAAAGTAAATATATCTGCAAATATAGCTAGAATAGAAGAGCTATTAGATGAAGAAATTTTATGTGGTATGGTATTTGATGAAGAGCTTTCTACCTATATCTCTAGAAAAAGAGGAAAATATATGATTATGACTTCTAGTTCACTACTCTTTTTCATTACAGTATTTATTATTCTTATGAGAGCTGAAAGTATTGTTTACTTTAAGTTTAATAAATGGCTTTACTTATATAGTATTATTGCAGCTGTATTCTTATTAAGCAGATACTTTGTAGGCATATTCTATAGGCAAGTACCTATAGATCCTGATTTCACTCCAGGGGTTACAATATTAATTCCTTGTTTTAATGAGGAAGAATGGATACAAAGGACGATACTTAGTTGTATTAATCAGGATTATCCTATAGATAAGCTAGAAGTTATAGTTATAGATGACTTTTCGACAGATAAGTCTGTTGAAAAAATTAAGGAAGTTATGAATATATTATATAATGAGGCCGAACAATTTGATGTTAAAAACAGACTTAAATATATTCTAATGGAGAAAAATGGTGGTAAAAGAGAGGCTCTATCGTTGGGAGCTTTAAAGGCTAAGCATGACCTTGTTGTTTTCGTAGATTCAGATAGTTTCTTAGATCCTTATGCAATAAGAAATTTGGTTCAGCCTTTTAAGGATCCTAAGATGGGAGGAGTATCTGGAAGAACTGATGTAGCTAATACCTATACAAATATCCTTACAAAAATGCAATCAGTTCGTTATTATATTGCCTTTAGAATAATCAAAGCAGCTGAAAGCTACTTTGATGCTGTTACTTGCTTATCTGGACCACTTGCATGCTACAAGAAGTCAATCATTCTTGAGAATCGTGAAGCATGGCTTAATCAAAAGTTTTTAGGCCATAGGGCTACATTTGGTGATGATAGAGCAATGACTAATTTTGTGCTAAAAAAACATAGAACAGCGTATCAGGACTCTGCTATTTGTTCAACAATAGTTCCTAATAAACAGTCTGTATTTTTAAAGCAACAAATGAGGTGGAAAAGATCATGGTTAAGAGAATCTTTAATAGCATCTAAGTACATGTGGAAGAAGGAACCTTTTGCTGCACTTACTTTTTATATGGGGGTACTTGTTCCTATTGCTGCACCGATCATTGTCATTTATAATCTAGTTTATGTACCAATAATGTATAGAATATTTCCAAAAACATTTATTATAGGTCTTTTACTTATGTCAATGCTCATGAGTATGACTCAGCTTTTCTTAAGAAAAAGTACTACTTGGATATTTGGTATGGTATTTTGTTTTTACTATGAAGCAGTTCTTTTATGGCAAATGCCTATTGCTTGGGTAACATTTTGGAAATCTACATGGGGTACTAGAATGACTCCTAGTGATGTAAAGGCTCAGGAGAAGATTGATAAAAGAAGAAAAAGACATCTGAAAAAATCAACAGGAGAGGGGGATATTTAA
- a CDS encoding polysaccharide deacetylase family protein produces the protein MSNKKIGKTFIFTIVFIIALSIIGFLIYSLSDKKNIPTSKDTKYDDSKTINLAINNLKKDGSKAEIITKVKTSDKVFALTFKGLSDTNTNTKILDLVSKHNAKATFFVPGIRAAEDSAFIKKVNSKGLNIGSNTLNGSKHMEKYSSEELVKDFIKTNSIIKNLTKKEPTSLLCNSTKYTDKLLRAAYEAGNKKIVDSTHVLNYQSFKSYDQVLNYVKKIKKGSIITIKVDGVLDEMEYETPTKEEKPAIDKKPDIEVDKEIETLTESERLLNTVKWLLQAIEEVNYKTVFVEDLKSYIDKGSDFKLTKLEVKTMDYYLDYILKQRLSLEKNYFEKSKGNTNTNTNNSKGISTNTKKETDNNTYTKEELDALRQKNNNKKAKESHTIHTTERALGFSFYGISYKEVLDHVISTLDNLNAKGTFFVTERDILNNKDELIKISEKGHEIGISLMESSSKDYYSTLKTILTMQRDIKDITGQNAVLVRYPYEVKISDDVLEAISSAGCTVIWSDLAVASSKLSKDASIDEVINNIFHAGNLFTHRGYVIYYRMDYYSNPKLIGDIVKNITENRINNVAYPNDPKGSAYSVKTLTDLMKSDKVYNYPLEPNDIIPSVRNAIYPGHLENLSDKDKFNFIKDRYIGNPDISNHRTLPGFTDDELALIDTTGVATDDKVLFLTFDDWSSDKPINQLLYVLDKHNVDATFFIRTNYMQNNPNILRAIAESGHDVGSHTDNHLPFALSREQRDENDTSGLYFSLTDDDVQKRKEDLLISYNKLQAVVGDVTINGKPALTKILRPPTLAMSRIGMESIFDMGFSHIVSGDFSTHDYEDSDPNVLADKIINGMLKSSGDVQKIQNGSILVMHMSDGNKYISNEPNITAKALDIAIPILKAQGYRFSKLSDYVSE, from the coding sequence ATGTCTAATAAAAAAATAGGAAAAACATTTATATTTACTATAGTATTCATAATAGCGTTAAGCATCATTGGATTTCTTATATATTCTTTAAGTGATAAAAAAAATATACCAACAAGTAAAGATACTAAATATGATGATAGTAAAACAATTAATTTAGCTATAAATAATCTTAAAAAAGATGGGTCAAAAGCTGAAATTATTACTAAGGTGAAGACATCAGATAAGGTATTTGCACTAACTTTTAAAGGACTGTCAGATACCAATACTAATACAAAAATTCTTGACTTAGTATCTAAACACAATGCTAAGGCTACATTTTTTGTACCAGGTATTAGAGCAGCGGAAGACTCAGCATTCATCAAGAAGGTTAACTCTAAAGGGTTAAATATTGGCAGTAATACTTTGAATGGATCAAAACATATGGAGAAATATTCTAGTGAGGAACTAGTAAAAGATTTTATTAAAACTAATAGTATTATTAAAAATCTAACTAAAAAAGAACCTACATCATTACTTTGTAATAGCACAAAATATACCGATAAGTTACTAAGGGCAGCATATGAGGCTGGAAATAAAAAGATAGTTGATAGTACACATGTTTTGAATTATCAAAGTTTTAAAAGTTATGATCAGGTACTAAATTATGTAAAAAAAATAAAAAAGGGGTCAATTATAACAATAAAAGTTGATGGAGTTTTAGATGAAATGGAATATGAGACACCCACAAAAGAAGAAAAGCCTGCTATAGACAAGAAGCCTGACATAGAAGTTGATAAAGAGATAGAGACACTTACGGAAAGTGAAAGACTATTAAATACTGTAAAGTGGTTATTGCAAGCAATTGAAGAGGTTAATTATAAAACTGTATTTGTAGAAGACTTAAAATCTTACATAGATAAGGGTTCTGACTTTAAGCTTACTAAATTAGAAGTAAAAACTATGGATTATTATCTAGATTACATTCTAAAGCAGAGGCTAAGCTTAGAAAAAAATTACTTTGAAAAAAGTAAGGGAAATACAAATACTAATACTAACAATAGTAAAGGAATCAGCACTAATACTAAGAAGGAGACGGATAACAATACTTATACAAAAGAAGAGCTAGACGCTCTAAGACAAAAAAATAATAATAAAAAAGCAAAAGAATCTCATACAATACACACAACTGAAAGGGCTTTAGGGTTTTCTTTTTATGGTATCAGCTATAAAGAGGTTTTAGATCATGTAATAAGTACCCTTGATAATTTAAATGCTAAAGGGACATTTTTTGTTACAGAAAGAGATATTTTGAATAATAAAGATGAACTTATAAAAATTTCAGAAAAAGGACATGAAATTGGTATAAGTTTAATGGAATCTAGTTCAAAAGATTATTATTCCACTTTAAAGACAATTTTAACAATGCAAAGAGATATCAAAGATATAACTGGTCAGAATGCAGTCTTAGTTAGATATCCATATGAAGTAAAAATATCAGACGATGTACTAGAAGCTATATCTAGTGCAGGATGCACAGTTATATGGTCTGATCTTGCAGTAGCAAGCTCAAAACTTAGCAAAGATGCAAGTATCGATGAGGTTATTAACAATATATTTCATGCCGGAAATCTTTTTACTCACAGAGGGTACGTAATCTACTATCGTATGGATTACTATTCTAATCCAAAGCTTATTGGGGATATAGTGAAAAACATTACAGAGAACAGAATTAATAATGTAGCTTATCCAAATGATCCTAAGGGTTCTGCATATTCTGTAAAAACATTAACTGATCTTATGAAAAGTGATAAGGTATATAATTATCCATTAGAACCGAATGATATAATACCTTCAGTTAGAAATGCAATTTATCCAGGTCATCTAGAGAATTTATCAGATAAAGATAAGTTTAATTTTATTAAAGATAGATATATTGGTAATCCTGATATTAGTAATCATAGAACATTACCAGGATTTACTGATGACGAACTTGCTTTAATAGATACAACTGGAGTAGCTACAGATGATAAGGTGTTGTTCTTAACATTTGATGACTGGTCTTCTGATAAACCAATTAACCAGTTATTATATGTTTTAGATAAACATAATGTAGATGCTACATTCTTTATTAGAACGAACTATATGCAAAATAATCCAAATATTTTAAGAGCTATTGCAGAATCAGGTCATGATGTTGGAAGTCATACAGATAACCATCTTCCATTTGCATTATCACGTGAGCAGCGGGATGAAAATGATACAAGTGGGCTATATTTTTCTCTTACAGATGATGATGTACAAAAAAGAAAAGAAGATTTATTAATCTCATATAACAAGTTACAAGCTGTTGTAGGAGATGTAACCATAAATGGGAAGCCTGCACTAACAAAAATTTTAAGACCACCAACTTTAGCTATGAGTAGAATTGGTATGGAATCAATCTTTGATATGGGATTTAGTCATATTGTAAGTGGTGACTTTAGCACACATGATTATGAAGACAGTGATCCGAATGTACTCGCAGATAAAATTATAAATGGAATGTTAAAGAGCAGTGGAGATGTTCAAAAGATACAAAATGGAAGTATTCTAGTTATGCATATGTCAGATGGTAACAAATATATATCAAATGAACCTAACATAACAGCTAAAGCACTTGATATAGCCATCCCTATATTAAAAGCTCAAGGATATAGATTTTCAAAATTAAGTGATTATGTTTCAGAATGA
- a CDS encoding methyl-accepting chemotaxis protein codes for MRLTIKTRIYSTLAMIIISMILVNIYSNYSLEKVQQGSDKITNVWLKGIDLAYKADGILADYRAREYMHIISQDEEHSKEIEEELKDLKSDFEVMLNQYSEAINYEKQKNIVNQINKEWIDYIKISDELIELSILNKDEEAMALAMGNSNEHFRTVNGLMLQLIEMNNQEADKENNENKANYNSTRIKLAIISTIIVVLGIIASVYVGRHLSKRMGQLREVIEDISKLELLENNKTGHKKNENTFEDEVYEIEEMINTMRSNLRQIVSDIKESSERVTYNSDNVSTIMTETSSSIEGVAKATDELAQGATSLAANIQDGANKLELLSKQIDESVDNSNNIKQYIEETTKANREGMEYAKKLEDSVQANIDISDKVVNQVGLLNNESESIGKVIEVINSITEQINLLSLNAAIEAARAGEHGKGFAVVADEIRNLAGDVATSTNEIEEIIVNIKKEVDNTKSQVEESISTIEQTNMVSRDTKMAFEHINKQVSGMIDQLDILTNNIQSIEKNKDEFVATMDEISSIAQESAASTEEISASVEEQSSSVEQVSNSSNELKEIVYDLEDLVNKFTI; via the coding sequence ATGAGATTAACAATTAAGACGAGGATATATAGTACCCTCGCTATGATAATTATTTCTATGATATTAGTTAATATATATTCTAACTATTCGCTAGAAAAAGTTCAACAAGGGTCAGACAAAATCACTAATGTATGGCTCAAAGGTATAGACTTAGCTTATAAAGCAGATGGTATTTTAGCTGACTATAGAGCTAGAGAGTATATGCATATAATATCACAAGATGAGGAACATTCAAAAGAAATAGAAGAAGAGCTAAAAGACTTAAAGAGTGATTTTGAAGTAATGTTGAACCAATATTCTGAAGCTATAAACTATGAGAAACAAAAAAATATAGTAAATCAAATAAACAAAGAGTGGATAGACTACATAAAAATTAGTGATGAACTAATAGAGTTAAGTATACTTAATAAAGATGAAGAAGCTATGGCTCTAGCTATGGGAAATTCAAATGAACATTTTAGAACAGTTAATGGCTTGATGCTACAACTTATAGAAATGAATAATCAAGAAGCAGATAAAGAAAATAATGAAAATAAGGCTAACTACAATAGTACAAGGATAAAACTTGCAATAATATCTACTATAATAGTAGTCTTAGGCATTATAGCTTCTGTTTACGTTGGAAGACATCTTTCAAAACGTATGGGACAACTTAGAGAAGTAATAGAAGATATCTCTAAGCTAGAACTATTAGAAAATAATAAAACAGGACATAAGAAAAATGAAAATACCTTTGAAGATGAAGTATACGAAATAGAAGAAATGATAAATACTATGAGATCTAATCTTAGACAAATAGTAAGTGATATAAAAGAGAGCTCTGAAAGAGTAACTTATAATTCAGATAATGTTTCAACTATAATGACAGAAACATCCTCTTCTATTGAGGGTGTAGCAAAAGCTACTGATGAACTAGCACAAGGTGCAACTAGTCTAGCTGCAAATATTCAGGATGGAGCTAATAAGCTTGAACTGTTATCAAAGCAAATAGATGAGTCTGTAGATAACTCTAATAATATAAAGCAATATATAGAAGAAACTACTAAAGCAAATAGAGAAGGTATGGAATACGCTAAGAAATTAGAAGATTCTGTACAAGCCAATATTGATATATCTGATAAAGTGGTAAATCAAGTAGGTTTGCTGAACAATGAATCAGAATCTATTGGAAAAGTAATAGAAGTAATCAATTCAATTACAGAACAAATTAATTTATTATCGCTTAATGCTGCGATAGAAGCCGCAAGAGCAGGCGAACATGGAAAAGGTTTCGCTGTAGTTGCAGATGAGATTAGAAATCTAGCTGGTGACGTAGCTACATCAACTAATGAGATTGAAGAAATTATAGTAAATATAAAAAAGGAAGTAGATAATACAAAATCACAAGTTGAAGAATCTATATCAACCATAGAACAAACTAATATGGTATCAAGAGATACTAAAATGGCATTTGAACATATTAATAAACAAGTTTCAGGAATGATTGATCAGCTAGATATATTAACAAACAATATACAATCTATAGAGAAGAATAAAGATGAATTTGTAGCTACAATGGATGAAATAAGCTCTATAGCTCAAGAGTCAGCAGCATCAACAGAAGAGATATCAGCGTCTGTAGAAGAGCAGTCATCTAGTGTAGAGCAAGTTTCTAACTCCTCAAATGAATTAAAAGAAATAGTTTATGATCTTGAAGATTTAGTTAATAAGTTTACTATCTAA
- a CDS encoding glycoside hydrolase, with product MKYLSTPKDRRKFIRSIIQAIVLLTVFWILINTIMNFKEYVHFDKNNVNITEKDKGFIALSYIAVDREGTSTMISKQRLDEHFAALDMNGYTTIKQKDIEDYYKRNKHLPEKSMFLMFEDGRMDTAIFAGDMLEKYNFIGTMLSYGDRFGQKDIKFLMPKDLKKLEKSTFWELGTNGYRLSFINVYDRYNNFLGELTYLEYATLSKYFGRNYNHYLMDFIRDEDKIPKETYEEMKKRISGDYLLMDEVYKKELSKLPGAYVLMHSNTGAFGSNEKVSKVNEEWINKLFIMNFNREGYSKNNKESSIYDLTRMQPQAYWYPNHLLMRIADDTGDKIKFVYGDLEKKKDWDIVKGVPEYRESTIALTSTPKGKGLIRLKQSKKYKDYKLATTMTGNKLGSQSIYLRADENLDKYVAVRIKNNFLYVDENGKTIYKLNLDRHDGVTPISVEEDEFVVLNEELKTYKKNTKSYKNPTKMEPQKEIDDKKVRTVAQGADEYIPPIDIHEKGERNLEIYLEGNEISINIDNKEAVSKLPLSENSAGYVYLESSWGEDGYSQRNTADDVYDGVFEDLIVTEISKGENVIYRNKLEGFEKIKHKASLRWNKVLNWFIRTL from the coding sequence ATGAAATATTTGTCTACTCCAAAAGATAGAAGAAAGTTCATAAGAAGCATTATTCAAGCTATAGTTTTACTTACCGTATTTTGGATTTTAATTAATACTATTATGAATTTTAAAGAATATGTTCATTTTGATAAAAATAATGTAAATATTACTGAGAAAGATAAAGGATTTATAGCTCTTTCCTATATTGCAGTTGATAGAGAGGGCACTAGTACCATGATTAGTAAACAGCGTCTAGATGAGCACTTCGCAGCACTAGATATGAATGGATATACTACAATAAAACAAAAAGATATAGAAGATTATTATAAAAGAAATAAGCATCTTCCTGAAAAATCTATGTTCCTAATGTTTGAAGATGGACGTATGGATACAGCTATATTTGCAGGAGATATGTTAGAAAAATATAATTTTATTGGAACTATGCTAAGCTATGGAGATAGATTTGGGCAAAAAGACATTAAATTTCTTATGCCAAAGGATTTGAAGAAACTAGAAAAAAGTACTTTTTGGGAGCTTGGAACTAATGGATATCGATTATCCTTCATAAATGTGTATGACAGATATAATAATTTTTTAGGAGAACTTACCTATTTAGAATATGCAACGTTAAGTAAATACTTTGGAAGAAACTATAATCACTATTTAATGGACTTTATAAGAGATGAGGATAAAATACCTAAAGAAACTTATGAAGAGATGAAAAAACGTATAAGTGGGGATTATCTTTTAATGGATGAAGTATATAAAAAAGAACTGAGTAAACTTCCGGGTGCATATGTTCTTATGCACTCGAATACTGGAGCTTTTGGATCTAATGAAAAGGTAAGTAAAGTAAATGAAGAATGGATAAATAAACTCTTTATCATGAATTTTAATAGAGAAGGATATTCCAAGAATAATAAAGAATCAAGTATATATGACTTAACTAGAATGCAACCTCAAGCCTACTGGTATCCTAACCATCTTTTAATGAGAATAGCAGATGATACTGGAGATAAGATAAAATTTGTATATGGTGACTTAGAAAAGAAAAAAGATTGGGATATTGTAAAAGGCGTTCCTGAGTATAGAGAATCAACGATTGCATTAACCTCTACACCTAAAGGTAAGGGATTAATTAGATTAAAGCAAAGTAAAAAATATAAGGATTATAAATTAGCAACAACTATGACAGGTAATAAGCTAGGATCACAATCTATTTACCTTAGAGCAGATGAAAATCTAGATAAATATGTAGCAGTAAGAATCAAAAATAACTTTTTATATGTTGATGAAAATGGTAAGACAATTTACAAGCTAAATTTAGACCGTCATGATGGGGTTACTCCAATATCTGTTGAAGAAGATGAATTTGTAGTGTTAAATGAAGAGTTAAAGACTTATAAAAAGAATACAAAGTCATATAAAAATCCAACGAAAATGGAACCTCAAAAAGAGATAGATGATAAGAAAGTTAGAACTGTTGCTCAAGGAGCAGATGAATATATACCTCCTATTGACATTCATGAAAAAGGAGAAAGAAATCTTGAAATATACTTGGAAGGTAATGAAATTTCAATAAATATAGATAATAAAGAGGCAGTAAGTAAACTTCCTTTGTCAGAAAATTCTGCAGGTTATGTCTATCTAGAATCATCTTGGGGTGAAGATGGATATAGCCAAAGAAACACTGCAGATGATGTATATGATGGTGTATTCGAGGATTTAATTGTTACAGAAATATCTAAGGGTGAGAATGTAATATATAGAAATAAATTAGAGGGATTTGAGAAGATTAAACATAAGGCATCGCTTAGATGGAATAAAGTACTGAACTGGTTTATCAGAACATTGTAG